The Streptomyces sp. NBC_00286 nucleotide sequence GAGGAGCTTCAGGCCCTCCGGGTTCAGCTCAGTCGGGTCCTCGTACGAGACGTGGTCCGCGCGGGCCAGCCTGGCCCCGACCTCGTACGTCGGGTAGGCGAGGCGCGGATACGCCACCCTGTCCCCCGGGCCGAGGCCCAGCTGGGTCGGCAGCCAGGCCACCAGTTCCTTCGAGCCGACGACCGGCAGGACGCCTCGGTGGGTGAGGCCACGCGCGCCCAGTCGCCGTTCGCACCAGCCCGTGATCGCGTCCCGCAGTTCCGGTGTGCCCCAGACCGTGGGATAGCCGGGCGAGTCGGCCGCCGCCACCAGAGCTTTCTGAATCAGCTCGGGCACCGGGTCGACCGGGGTGCCGACGGACAGGTCGACGATGCCGTCCGGGTGGGCGGCGGCCGTCGCCTTGAAGGGCTCCAGCTTGTCCCAGGGAAAGGTGGGAAGCCGGTCGGAGACTGCGGACACGGGTTTCACTTTCTGCTCGGGCTGCGCCTGGGCGCTCGGCCGCTCTTTTCGCTCTTGCCGCTTGGGCAAACGCCTCGGTCCCGTACGACGATCAAGGTGATCAGGGCGTACGGGACCGAGGCGGCGCGGATGCGGGCGCCGCTTACTGGTTCTGCGGCGGCAGCGCTGCGATGAAGGGGTGGTCGCGCTCGATCAGGCCGAGCTTGCTGGCGCCGCCGGGCGAGCCGAGCTCGTCGAAGAACTCGACGTTCGCCTTGTAGTAGTCCTTCCACTCTTCGGGAGTGTCGTCCTCATAGAAGATCGCCTCGACCGGGCAGACCGGTTCGCAGGCTCCGCAGTCGACGCATTCGTCCGGGTGGATGTACAAGGACCTGGAGCCCTCGTAGATGCAGTCGACCGGGCACTCCTCGATGCACGCCTTGTCCTTGACGTCGACACAAGGCTGCGCGATGACGTAGGTCACGCTGTCGTTCCTCCTCGGTAGGGCGCTGGCGGGCCTCCTCAGGCTCCGCCGCCTGGCGCGCGGGAGCGCGGCGTCGTCGATGCCCGCACCTAGTATCTCCGTTCCCGGGCATGATCCGAACAGGAGGGTTGTACTGAGCTGTGGATTTCTCCTCGCATATACGGCTCGAAGTTCGTGTCACCCCTGCTGACGTGGGCAAACGTGTCTCGGTACGGCAGCTGAACGAAGACGCCCCCAAGGGTGAGAGGTTCACCGACACGGTTGGCGTTCTCACATCATGGGACGCCGGCGTGTTGCTGATCACACGACGGTCCGGGGAACGGGTCCGTATCGCGGAGGCGTCGCTGGTCGCGGGCAAGGTGGTCCCCTCGGCACCTGCCCGGCGCCGGGGCCCTTCAGCGTCGTACGAGGAGCTGGCGCGGATCGCCTCACGAGGCTGGCAGCCGGTGGAGCGGGAACGTCTCGGTGACTGGGAGCTGCGGGCCGCCGCCGGATTTACCCGGCGGGCGAACTCGGTGCTGCCGCTCGGCGACCCGGGCGTACCGCTCGACGAGGCGCTGTCGCTCGTACGGGACTGGTACGCGGCCCGTGGTCTGCCCGCGTACGTCCAGACCGCGACCGGTGCCGAGGGCACGCAGGAGTTGCTGTGTGCGCAGTTGGAGGAGCGGGGGTGGACGCGTGAGGTGAGCGCCGAGCTGTGGACGGGCGCGCTGGCACCGCTCGGTGATCTTCCGGACCCTGGGCGTCCGGTGCTGCTCTCCCGTACGGCGGACGAGGCGTGGCTCTGCCGCTACCAGCGCAAGGGCATGAGCGAGGTGGCCCTCAAGGTGCTGGGCAGCGGGCCTTCGGTGTGGTTCGCGACGGTGCCCGGCGACGATCCGGGGTCCCCGGCG carries:
- the fdxA gene encoding ferredoxin, whose amino-acid sequence is MTYVIAQPCVDVKDKACIEECPVDCIYEGSRSLYIHPDECVDCGACEPVCPVEAIFYEDDTPEEWKDYYKANVEFFDELGSPGGASKLGLIERDHPFIAALPPQNQ
- a CDS encoding GNAT family N-acetyltransferase translates to MDFSSHIRLEVRVTPADVGKRVSVRQLNEDAPKGERFTDTVGVLTSWDAGVLLITRRSGERVRIAEASLVAGKVVPSAPARRRGPSASYEELARIASRGWQPVERERLGDWELRAAAGFTRRANSVLPLGDPGVPLDEALSLVRDWYAARGLPAYVQTATGAEGTQELLCAQLEERGWTREVSAELWTGALAPLGDLPDPGRPVLLSRTADEAWLCRYQRKGMSEVALKVLGSGPSVWFATVPGDDPGSPAAIGRCVIDGRWAGFAAVEVDPSLRRQGLATMVMGALARQALTEGASAAWLQVETENAGARALYGGMGLAAHHTYHHYRQP